The sequence GCAGCGAGCCCGGCGCGTCGCGGACGATGCGCTCGCGCTGCAAGCCGAAGAGCCTGTCCTCCAGGCCCCACTTCGCGCCCAGGCCCACCACGATGAGGTCATAGCCGTTGCGAGCCTCCTCCAGCGCGGCCTCGTCCGGCGCCTCGTGCCGCACCACCTTCAGCCGCACGCCGCCCTCCTCCGCCGGGAACAGCTCCTCCACCTGCGCCCGCGCGCCGGTGCCGCCCAGGTCCGACGTCACGTGCAGCACCGTCACCTCCGCGCCCGCCTGCCGCATCATCCGCCGCGCCAGCCCCAGCGCCGCCCGGTCATGCGGACTGCCGATGAACGGCACCAGCACGCGCTTCACATCCGTCAGCCCCCGGTCCACCAGCACGCCCACCGTGCCGTTGGCCGCCTCCATCACCTCGTGCACCGTGCCACCCAGCACCGTCTGGCTGAACAGCGGCTTGTGCCATCCCAGCAGCACCAGGTCCGCGCGCCGCGCCTGCGCCGTGCGCACGATGTCCGTCGCCGGCTCCGTCGACACGAAGGACAAGGGCCGCACCGCCAGCCCCAGCTTCTCCGCCCGGCCCATCAGCGGCGCCAGCGCCCCCTCCGACGGAGCGCTCTTCTCCGCCGCCAGCACCAGCGGCGCGCGCTCCGGCGGCACCAGGTGCAGCGCGTGCAGCTGCGCCTTCTCCCCGCCCACCAGCGCCCGCGCCACGGACGCCATGCCCGGCCCCGCCTGCCCGTGCGACACGCACATCAGCACGCTGTAGGGCGCAGGTCCCGGCTCCAGCGACACCACCGGGGCGAACCGGTCCTTCGCCAGCTCCTCCGTCGGGTAGAACCACTGCAAGAGCGGCGTGGTCATGAACGTCGTCACCAGCGCCATGATGACCATCATCGTGAAGAGCTGCGGCGAGATGACGCCCAGGTCCAGGCCGATGTTGAGCACGATGAGCTCCATCAGCCCGCGCGTGTTCATCAGCACGCCCACCGCGCCCGCCTCGCGCCAGCGCATGCCCGTCAACCGCGCCGCCACCGCGCTGCCGCCGAACTTGCCCACGACCGCCAGCAGGATGATGACGCCGCAGGTGACCCACGCCTCCACGCTGTTCAAGAGGCCAATCTGCGTGCGCAGCCCGCTGAAGGCGA comes from Pyxidicoccus parkwaysis and encodes:
- a CDS encoding cation:proton antiporter domain-containing protein — protein: MHFNALTLLLVQLIVIVGVSRLIGRGARWLGQPLVIAEVVAGIALGPSLLGWVAPGVMGTLFPASSMPALTMLSQVGLVLFMFLIGLELDPRMLKGRGHSSVAISHTSIIVPFALGAAAGALWFYRSLSDPSVPFSSFVLFMGVSMSITAFPVLARILTERGLLQSKVGTVAIACAAVDDVTAWCLLAFVVSIVRASDLAHAALTTVFALLYIGFVLVVLKPFLARLGARVASREGLTQNVVAGTLVLLLASAWVTELIGIHALFGAFLFGAVIPKEGGLAEALAEKLEDIAVVLLLPVFFAFSGLRTQIGLLNSVEAWVTCGVIILLAVVGKFGGSAVAARLTGMRWREAGAVGVLMNTRGLMELIVLNIGLDLGVISPQLFTMMVIMALVTTFMTTPLLQWFYPTEELAKDRFAPVVSLEPGPAPYSVLMCVSHGQAGPGMASVARALVGGEKAQLHALHLVPPERAPLVLAAEKSAPSEGALAPLMGRAEKLGLAVRPLSFVSTEPATDIVRTAQARRADLVLLGWHKPLFSQTVLGGTVHEVMEAANGTVGVLVDRGLTDVKRVLVPFIGSPHDRAALGLARRMMRQAGAEVTVLHVTSDLGGTGARAQVEELFPAEEGGVRLKVVRHEAPDEAALEEARNGYDLIVVGLGAKWGLEDRLFGLQRERIVRDAPGSLLVVRHPEPATVAEVATEDTSDAERALPVRS